A section of the Phaseolus vulgaris cultivar G19833 chromosome 8, P. vulgaris v2.0, whole genome shotgun sequence genome encodes:
- the LOC137825987 gene encoding uncharacterized protein, with amino-acid sequence MGGEDNVKHLEDCSVSNALGTWVFSVAGALLAIPVGIKRKSLAPLVFFGTTGTMLDIIMGITACEREHAERQMKLLEAQNAAAETSLGETEIDS; translated from the exons ATGGGAGGCGAAGATAATGTAAAGCATCTTGAAGACTGCTCCGTTTCCAA TGCATTGGGCACTTGGGTGTTCTCAGTTGCAGGAGCATTGCTGGCTATTCCAGTTGGGATAAAGCGCAAATCTCTGGCACCCCTTGTATTTTTTGGCACCACGGGTACTATGTTGGATATTATCATGGGAATCACTGCTTGCGAAAGGGAACACGCTGAGCGCCAAATGAAGCTACTTGAAGCGCAAAATGCTGCTGCCGAGACTTCTTTGGGTGAAACAGAAATTGATTCATAA